One Paenarthrobacter aurescens TC1 DNA window includes the following coding sequences:
- a CDS encoding putative acetolactate synthase, large subunit (identified by match to protein family HMM PF00205; match to protein family HMM PF02775; match to protein family HMM PF02776): MSGQVRVSTLVGRTLAKLGVGHVFGVVGSGNFDVTGTLMAEGIPFTATRHEGGAATMADAYSRMSGKVGVVTTHQGCGLSNAITGIGEAAKSRTPMIVLTADTQAAAIRSNFKIDQDALARSVGAVAERIHSPATAVADTVRAFRTAVNERRTVVLSLPLDVQSGAAADEVSAVVVPQPLKVRPDTGAVEQLAALIAKAERPVFVAGRGGRGARDEILALARHAGALVATSAVASGLFNGDSHNLGISGGFSSPATAEFINGADLIVGWGCALNMWTMRHGRLISAGTTVVQIDVEDSALGANRPISLGVLGDSALTAADALAALAGVQPEPAEKYRTETNALAIKQGSRWRDVETEDLSTATAIDPRVLTRELDTLLPAERIVAVDSGNFMGYPSQYLAVPDEYGFCFTQAFQAIGLGLYTAIGAAVAQPQRLPVLGAGDGGFLMGISELETAARLKLPLVCIVYNDAAYGAEVHHFASEHTEAELSSVVFPDTDIAAIARGFGAEGVTVRSVGDLDAVRPWIAAYEAGTQTRPLVIDAKIASDGGSWWLAEAFQGH; the protein is encoded by the coding sequence ATGAGCGGGCAAGTGCGGGTCTCCACGTTGGTGGGCAGGACACTGGCGAAGCTCGGCGTCGGGCACGTTTTTGGGGTGGTGGGCAGCGGCAACTTCGATGTCACCGGCACTCTCATGGCCGAGGGCATCCCGTTCACGGCCACCCGGCATGAGGGCGGTGCGGCGACCATGGCCGACGCGTACTCCCGGATGTCCGGGAAAGTCGGGGTGGTCACCACGCATCAAGGCTGCGGGCTGAGCAACGCCATCACCGGCATCGGTGAGGCAGCGAAGAGCCGGACGCCGATGATCGTGCTGACCGCCGACACCCAGGCCGCGGCCATCCGGTCCAACTTCAAGATCGACCAAGACGCCTTGGCCCGCAGCGTAGGAGCCGTGGCCGAACGCATCCATTCCCCCGCAACAGCCGTCGCGGACACTGTCAGGGCCTTCCGGACCGCGGTGAATGAACGCCGCACCGTGGTCCTTAGCTTGCCGCTGGACGTTCAAAGCGGAGCCGCCGCGGACGAGGTGAGTGCCGTCGTCGTGCCTCAACCGTTGAAGGTACGCCCGGACACTGGCGCCGTGGAGCAACTGGCCGCACTGATAGCGAAAGCTGAACGGCCGGTGTTCGTTGCCGGACGCGGCGGGCGCGGTGCCCGGGACGAAATCCTGGCGCTGGCCCGGCATGCTGGCGCGCTGGTGGCAACCTCCGCGGTGGCGAGCGGGCTATTCAACGGCGATTCCCACAACCTGGGTATCTCCGGCGGATTCTCCTCGCCTGCCACCGCCGAGTTCATCAACGGTGCCGACCTGATCGTGGGGTGGGGTTGCGCGCTGAACATGTGGACCATGCGGCACGGACGGCTGATTTCCGCCGGGACCACAGTGGTGCAGATCGACGTCGAAGACTCTGCCCTGGGCGCTAACCGGCCCATCTCACTGGGAGTGCTGGGAGACTCAGCGCTGACCGCGGCCGATGCGCTGGCCGCGCTGGCCGGCGTCCAGCCCGAACCGGCAGAAAAGTACCGCACTGAGACCAACGCCCTGGCCATCAAACAGGGTTCGCGGTGGCGGGACGTCGAAACCGAAGACCTATCCACCGCCACAGCCATCGACCCACGCGTCCTCACCCGCGAACTCGACACCCTGCTCCCGGCCGAAAGGATCGTGGCCGTCGATTCGGGCAACTTCATGGGCTACCCCAGCCAATACCTTGCCGTGCCGGACGAGTACGGATTCTGCTTCACCCAAGCCTTCCAAGCCATCGGGCTCGGACTGTACACCGCGATTGGTGCTGCCGTGGCTCAGCCTCAGCGCTTGCCGGTTTTGGGGGCAGGTGATGGCGGGTTCCTCATGGGAATCAGCGAATTGGAGACCGCCGCGAGGCTGAAACTCCCGCTGGTGTGCATCGTCTACAACGACGCAGCCTACGGCGCGGAAGTCCACCACTTCGCTTCGGAGCACACAGAAGCAGAGCTTTCCAGCGTTGTGTTCCCCGATACCGACATCGCCGCCATCGCCCGCGGTTTCGGCGCCGAAGGCGTCACCGTCCGGTCCGTGGGCGACCTCGACGCCGTACGCCCCTGGATCGCCGCCTACGAAGCCGGTACCCAAACCCGTCCGCTGGTCATCGACGCGAAGATCGCCTCCGACGGCGGCTCGTGGTGGCTGGCCGAAGCGTTCCAAGGCCACTAA
- a CDS encoding putative ABC-type sugar transport system, permease component (identified by match to protein family HMM PF00528), which translates to MTVLTKQPPGAPAPAAAGGTPRLRPSRRRKQRSGYLFLLPWFLGMLFTVIPFFASLYLAFTDYNLFTEPNFVGLANFQAMFEDPRLIQSLKVTFIYTFVSVPISLAVALLVALVLNRGLQGLSIYRSVYYLPSLLGGSVAIVMLWRYIFGNDGIVNGFLGIFGIQGPAWVTDPQFSLSTLIVLNVWTFGSPMVIFLAGLRQVPGMYYEAASIDGASKWRQFRSITLPLISPIIFFNLIMQLIGSFQTFTQGYVMSGGTGGPADSTLFYNLYLYQKGFTEFEMGYASAMAWLLLMIIAIFTAINFIASKFWVFYDN; encoded by the coding sequence ATGACAGTTCTGACCAAGCAGCCGCCGGGAGCTCCGGCGCCAGCCGCGGCAGGCGGCACACCGCGCCTCCGCCCGTCCCGGCGCAGGAAGCAGCGCTCTGGATATCTTTTCCTTCTCCCGTGGTTCCTGGGGATGTTGTTCACCGTCATTCCGTTCTTTGCCTCGCTGTACCTGGCTTTTACGGACTACAACCTCTTCACTGAGCCCAACTTTGTGGGGCTGGCCAACTTCCAGGCCATGTTCGAGGACCCACGGCTCATTCAGTCGCTGAAGGTCACCTTCATTTACACCTTCGTGTCGGTGCCTATCTCCTTGGCTGTTGCCCTGCTGGTTGCGCTGGTGCTAAACCGGGGACTTCAGGGCCTGTCGATCTACCGCTCTGTTTACTACCTGCCCTCCCTTCTGGGTGGCAGCGTGGCAATCGTGATGCTGTGGCGTTACATCTTCGGCAACGACGGAATCGTCAACGGGTTCCTGGGCATCTTCGGAATCCAAGGCCCCGCGTGGGTCACTGACCCCCAGTTCTCCCTCAGCACCCTCATTGTGCTGAACGTCTGGACGTTCGGCTCCCCCATGGTGATCTTCCTTGCCGGGCTACGGCAGGTCCCCGGGATGTACTACGAAGCTGCCTCGATTGACGGGGCATCCAAGTGGCGGCAGTTCCGCAGCATCACGCTGCCCCTCATCAGCCCCATTATTTTCTTCAACCTCATCATGCAGCTCATCGGCTCGTTTCAGACGTTCACCCAGGGCTATGTGATGAGCGGAGGTACCGGGGGCCCGGCGGATTCCACGCTGTTTTACAACCTGTACCTGTACCAGAAGGGCTTCACCGAGTTCGAGATGGGGTATGCCTCGGCCATGGCCTGGCTGCTGTTGATGATCATCGCGATTTTCACGGCCATCAATTTCATCGCATCCAAGTTCTGGGTCTTCTACGACAATTAA
- a CDS encoding putative dehydrogenase (identified by match to protein family HMM PF01266): MDHPLDVAIIGSGINSLVAAAELALAGKRVCIIERSDRLGGFIHSAERTLPGFIHDTFSSWHPLFVSGGAYGALGKELHARGLEYCNTSGPVTAGVAADPVTGAHRVIIAHRDPAETAAAFKEPRDGAAYLAMLDDLGRNAETVFGAFGAELRSFGEVAKIAFGAVRRGRFSGTEAFVRDSVMSGRNYVRSRFDGWEADQLWSPWLLHAGLGPDQATGGVMLPVMAMSMHGFGLPVVKGGASQFVAAFESLLRDNGVRIMLGAEADEILVGPDASGKGRSATGVRTSQGVVSAGTVLANVSPQALYTRLLRQPPAGTAKAAERYQNGRGAMQIHLALDKPVEWLDPRLNTVPLVHISNGSDSTGIACAQAEAGLLPNEPSVVVGQQCVLDPSRAPEGKATLWLQLQEVPFTPVGDAAGQLDVAGGWTDELKHGYLERVLARIEQFAPGTRATVLASDILAPTDLSSANPNAVNGDPYGGSAELFQNLLWRPFPAAAGHQTAVEGLWHIGASTHPGPGLSGGSGHLVAQKLTAKPSRFSRIQSALKPSKR, from the coding sequence ATGGACCATCCCCTTGACGTCGCGATCATAGGATCAGGCATCAATTCGCTGGTCGCGGCAGCCGAGCTGGCCTTGGCAGGGAAGCGCGTGTGCATCATTGAGCGCTCGGATCGGTTGGGTGGGTTCATCCACTCCGCGGAGCGTACCCTCCCGGGTTTCATCCACGACACCTTCTCCTCCTGGCACCCTTTGTTTGTGTCCGGCGGTGCTTACGGAGCGCTGGGCAAGGAACTCCACGCCAGGGGCTTGGAGTACTGCAACACCTCCGGTCCTGTAACGGCCGGCGTCGCTGCGGATCCTGTCACTGGAGCCCACCGCGTGATCATCGCACACAGGGACCCGGCCGAAACAGCCGCTGCTTTCAAGGAGCCACGCGACGGGGCCGCGTATCTGGCCATGCTCGATGATCTGGGCCGCAACGCCGAAACCGTGTTCGGGGCTTTCGGGGCGGAGCTTCGGTCGTTTGGGGAGGTGGCGAAGATTGCCTTCGGAGCCGTGCGACGCGGGCGTTTCTCCGGGACGGAGGCCTTTGTCCGGGATTCCGTGATGAGCGGACGGAACTATGTCCGCAGCCGTTTTGACGGCTGGGAAGCGGACCAGCTGTGGTCGCCCTGGCTTCTGCACGCAGGGCTCGGCCCGGACCAAGCCACCGGCGGCGTCATGCTCCCAGTCATGGCCATGAGCATGCACGGCTTCGGGCTTCCTGTTGTGAAGGGCGGCGCCTCGCAGTTTGTGGCTGCCTTCGAGTCCTTGCTCAGGGACAACGGCGTCCGGATCATGCTGGGTGCGGAGGCCGACGAGATCCTGGTGGGCCCCGATGCTTCCGGTAAGGGCCGCTCCGCCACCGGCGTCCGCACATCGCAAGGCGTGGTTTCAGCCGGCACGGTGCTCGCCAACGTTTCGCCCCAGGCCCTCTACACCCGGCTCCTCCGGCAACCACCCGCTGGTACGGCCAAGGCCGCCGAACGCTACCAGAACGGCCGCGGTGCCATGCAGATCCACCTTGCTTTGGACAAGCCTGTGGAATGGCTCGATCCCAGGCTCAACACCGTCCCGCTGGTTCACATCAGCAACGGCTCTGACAGCACCGGGATTGCCTGCGCCCAGGCTGAAGCGGGTCTGCTGCCCAACGAACCTTCCGTGGTTGTGGGCCAACAGTGCGTCCTCGACCCGTCGCGGGCGCCGGAGGGCAAAGCCACGTTGTGGTTGCAGCTCCAGGAAGTCCCGTTCACGCCCGTAGGTGACGCAGCCGGCCAACTGGACGTTGCCGGCGGCTGGACTGACGAGCTGAAGCACGGCTATCTGGAACGGGTCCTGGCACGGATTGAACAGTTCGCTCCGGGCACGCGCGCAACTGTTCTTGCTTCGGACATTCTGGCGCCGACGGACTTGTCCTCGGCCAACCCCAATGCCGTCAACGGCGATCCCTACGGCGGCTCCGCGGAACTCTTCCAAAACCTGCTCTGGCGGCCCTTCCCCGCAGCGGCAGGACACCAAACCGCCGTCGAAGGTCTCTGGCACATCGGCGCGTCAACCCATCCCGGTCCGGGGCTTTCCGGCGGTTCCGGACATCTGGTTGCGCAGAAATTGACCGCGAAACCCTCACGATTTTCCCGTATTCAATCAGCACTGAAACCAAGCAAGCGATAG
- a CDS encoding putative monooxygenase component B (identified by match to protein family HMM PF01266; match to protein family HMM PF01613) encodes MRKIAIVGAGESGAQLALGLQRDGYAVTLLSDRSAAQIRTGKVMSSQCMFSTALDAEAHMGTALTEFYESGAVPGITSIRLRVDSDEPIEWEAPLDGPARSIDQRIKSALWIETFVAAGGDFRIEKVTPRMLEELAHDYELVIVSTGKGEIGQIFPRDKAKSPFDRPQRVLALNYVTSDDGASAAGTGGAGDAIRMSMAPGVGEFFTFPGLTVSGPCRMMVFEGVVGGPMDRWADVGTPEEQLERSLEILRDHFPHEAENFAAAELTDSGATLLGRITPTVRFAVGELGNGKLVFGLGDAVVLNDPLTGQGSNNATLAAKYYLDSIIRRGQQPFDRAWMERTFDEFWRGWGQWAVEWTNDLLKPRRDHQKTLLREAADHPALAASIVSGFDDPRTSYPWWFDPTAAADFMQARKEDDAAAFDVRDFRGALGQFATGVTVVTTVSADGRKVGMTANSFTSVSMDPPLVLWCPSKRAPSLGDFEDATHFAINILASDQHVLSRQFATPATDKFAGVETADGIAGVPLLEGAVATFQCRTVARHDAGDHVIYVGEVESYNHQDGAPLVFHGGKYHATASHPDF; translated from the coding sequence ATGCGAAAGATAGCAATCGTGGGGGCCGGCGAATCCGGGGCCCAGCTAGCATTGGGCCTGCAACGTGACGGCTACGCGGTGACGCTCCTATCCGACCGTTCCGCTGCCCAGATCCGCACCGGCAAGGTCATGTCCAGTCAGTGCATGTTCTCCACCGCCCTGGACGCCGAAGCCCACATGGGGACAGCGCTCACCGAATTCTACGAATCCGGAGCCGTCCCTGGCATCACCTCCATCCGGCTACGTGTGGATAGTGATGAACCCATCGAATGGGAAGCACCACTGGACGGTCCCGCCCGGTCCATTGACCAGCGCATCAAAAGTGCCCTCTGGATCGAAACATTTGTTGCAGCCGGTGGTGACTTCCGCATTGAGAAGGTCACACCGCGCATGCTCGAAGAACTCGCCCATGACTACGAGCTGGTCATTGTGAGCACCGGCAAGGGCGAGATCGGCCAGATCTTCCCGCGGGACAAGGCCAAGTCGCCCTTCGACCGGCCGCAGCGGGTACTGGCCCTGAACTACGTCACGTCCGACGACGGTGCTTCCGCCGCCGGTACCGGCGGCGCGGGCGACGCCATCCGCATGTCCATGGCCCCCGGCGTCGGCGAGTTCTTCACGTTCCCGGGCCTGACCGTATCGGGCCCCTGCCGCATGATGGTGTTCGAGGGCGTGGTGGGCGGCCCCATGGACCGCTGGGCAGACGTCGGAACCCCCGAAGAGCAGCTCGAGCGTTCGCTGGAAATCCTGCGAGACCATTTCCCGCACGAGGCAGAGAACTTTGCCGCCGCTGAGCTGACTGATAGTGGCGCGACGCTCCTGGGGCGCATCACGCCCACGGTGAGGTTCGCCGTCGGGGAACTCGGCAACGGGAAGCTGGTGTTCGGGCTGGGTGACGCCGTTGTCCTGAACGATCCGCTCACCGGGCAGGGTTCCAACAACGCCACTCTGGCCGCGAAGTACTACCTTGATTCGATCATTCGCCGAGGCCAGCAGCCTTTTGACCGTGCCTGGATGGAGCGCACCTTCGACGAATTTTGGCGCGGCTGGGGGCAATGGGCGGTGGAGTGGACCAATGATCTCCTGAAGCCGCGGCGTGATCACCAGAAGACGCTCCTCCGTGAAGCCGCTGACCATCCGGCACTGGCGGCAAGCATCGTCAGCGGCTTCGATGATCCTCGGACGTCATACCCCTGGTGGTTCGATCCCACCGCGGCCGCTGACTTCATGCAGGCCCGGAAAGAGGACGATGCTGCTGCCTTCGATGTGAGGGATTTCAGAGGTGCGTTGGGTCAGTTCGCCACGGGCGTCACGGTGGTTACCACTGTGTCTGCGGACGGCCGAAAAGTGGGCATGACCGCGAATTCCTTCACGTCAGTGTCCATGGATCCGCCGCTGGTGCTCTGGTGCCCCAGCAAACGTGCCCCCAGCCTGGGCGATTTCGAGGACGCAACGCATTTTGCCATCAACATCCTGGCCAGTGACCAGCACGTCCTGTCCCGCCAGTTCGCCACGCCCGCCACGGACAAGTTCGCCGGCGTGGAAACAGCTGACGGAATCGCCGGTGTTCCGCTGCTGGAGGGTGCCGTTGCAACATTCCAGTGCCGCACCGTTGCGCGACATGATGCCGGGGACCATGTCATCTACGTGGGTGAGGTGGAAAGCTACAACCACCAGGACGGCGCTCCCCTGGTATTCCACGGTGGAAAGTACCACGCCACTGCCAGCCATCCGGATTTCTAG
- a CDS encoding putative cyclase family protein (identified by match to protein family HMM PF04199) gives MSVLAGLTAALSSGSVEIIDLTTPLSSETPILNLPQPFANTVGLSVSPVSNFDDAGPAWAWNDVTVGEHAGTHLDAPVHWITGKDGKSVDQIEPHRLVGAIVVIDKTTEVSADPDFLLEPEHFEQWQQEHGAFPENCWVIFRTGWAARGADAAAFVNADDAGPHTPGVSAAGAKWLAGNASISGFGVETVGIDAGQAGGLDPMFPVHSFLLGADKYGVTSLRNVDRLPVTGATLVVAPLPIVGGTGSPSRVYALVEKGAVEKA, from the coding sequence ATGTCTGTTCTGGCCGGGCTCACTGCAGCCCTTTCGAGTGGTTCCGTGGAGATCATCGACCTCACCACGCCGCTCAGTTCCGAGACCCCCATCCTGAACCTGCCGCAGCCGTTCGCGAACACCGTGGGCTTGTCCGTTTCACCGGTGAGTAATTTCGACGACGCCGGTCCGGCCTGGGCGTGGAACGACGTCACCGTGGGAGAGCACGCAGGAACCCATCTGGACGCGCCGGTCCATTGGATTACGGGCAAGGACGGCAAATCCGTGGACCAGATCGAACCACACCGGCTGGTGGGCGCCATTGTGGTGATCGACAAGACCACCGAGGTTTCCGCGGACCCGGATTTCCTGCTGGAACCGGAACACTTTGAGCAGTGGCAGCAAGAGCACGGCGCGTTCCCGGAGAACTGCTGGGTGATCTTCCGGACTGGTTGGGCGGCCCGAGGCGCTGACGCTGCCGCTTTCGTCAACGCTGACGACGCCGGACCCCACACTCCCGGGGTCTCCGCGGCAGGTGCCAAGTGGCTCGCCGGAAACGCCTCGATCAGTGGCTTCGGTGTGGAAACCGTAGGCATCGACGCCGGTCAAGCCGGCGGCCTGGACCCCATGTTCCCCGTCCACTCGTTCCTGCTCGGCGCGGACAAGTACGGGGTGACGTCGCTCCGGAACGTGGACCGACTCCCCGTCACCGGTGCGACGTTGGTGGTTGCTCCGTTGCCGATCGTCGGCGGGACGGGCAGCCCGAGCCGCGTGTACGCGCTGGTGGAAAAGGGTGCGGTGGAGAAGGCATGA
- a CDS encoding xylosidase/arabinosidase (identified by match to protein family HMM PF04616), whose product MGNRHRIPVYNNPILNGDWPDPDAVQVEGTYYLIASSFNRVPGLPVLRSKNLVDWEHAGHALPELPQTNHYSLVRHGSGVWAPALRHHDGKFWIFYPDPDHGIFVLSAEKAEGPWSVPHLLYPGRGLIDPCPLWDDDGTAYLVHGWAKSRIGVKNRLTVHRMSPDASRLLDHGTHVINGEELPGFTTLEGPKFYKRDGWYWIFAPAGGVATGWQSVFRSRSPFGPYEERRVLEQCDSPVNGPHQGAWVTTPEGEDWFLHFQDRGAYGRVVHLQPMGWGEDGWPWMGKTADDGGPGTPVLSHPYPVGTSPEDVAPPSSDNFTSPALGPQWHWQANPRDEWLSTCGGGHLILRPQANDPINLRELPNVLAQILPGEPSTFTTTLELDDVPVGTRAGVVVLGQRYAWLGLVRTENGYVLGSGTGSEGPYEQQMGRAVALPGPSIELQIRTDETPRATFAWRVGPTDPWQIPIWDFDVVEGRWIGAELGIFAASPLGSREHGSVRVGPVRVDTAPVRRATTQRIAAPVSP is encoded by the coding sequence ATGGGAAATCGACACCGCATCCCCGTCTACAACAACCCCATCCTCAACGGCGACTGGCCGGACCCGGATGCAGTCCAGGTTGAGGGCACCTATTACCTCATCGCCTCCAGCTTCAACCGGGTGCCCGGGCTGCCGGTGCTTCGCTCCAAGAACCTGGTGGATTGGGAGCACGCCGGCCACGCACTCCCGGAACTGCCTCAAACGAACCACTATTCGCTGGTGAGGCACGGAAGTGGCGTGTGGGCTCCGGCGCTGCGTCACCACGATGGCAAGTTCTGGATCTTCTATCCGGATCCGGACCACGGCATTTTCGTGCTAAGCGCAGAGAAAGCTGAAGGACCGTGGAGCGTACCCCATCTCCTCTATCCCGGACGTGGACTCATCGACCCCTGCCCCCTGTGGGATGACGACGGCACCGCATACTTGGTCCACGGTTGGGCCAAGAGCCGCATCGGGGTCAAGAACCGGCTCACCGTACATCGGATGAGCCCGGACGCCTCCCGGCTTCTGGATCACGGCACCCACGTCATCAACGGCGAGGAGCTTCCTGGGTTCACCACCTTGGAGGGCCCCAAGTTCTACAAGCGCGACGGCTGGTACTGGATCTTTGCTCCGGCAGGCGGTGTTGCCACCGGATGGCAGTCGGTCTTCCGCTCGCGCTCGCCTTTCGGGCCTTACGAGGAACGGCGCGTCCTGGAGCAGTGCGATTCGCCGGTGAACGGCCCGCATCAAGGCGCCTGGGTGACCACTCCCGAGGGCGAAGACTGGTTCCTGCATTTCCAGGACCGGGGGGCGTACGGCCGGGTTGTTCATCTCCAGCCGATGGGTTGGGGCGAAGACGGCTGGCCGTGGATGGGCAAAACAGCGGACGACGGCGGACCGGGAACCCCGGTTTTGAGCCACCCCTACCCGGTGGGTACTTCACCTGAGGACGTTGCCCCGCCGTCCAGCGACAACTTCACGTCCCCTGCCCTGGGCCCGCAGTGGCATTGGCAGGCCAACCCCCGGGACGAATGGCTTTCCACCTGTGGAGGAGGGCACCTGATTCTGCGTCCGCAGGCAAACGATCCCATCAACCTCCGGGAACTTCCCAACGTCCTGGCCCAAATCCTCCCCGGCGAGCCGTCCACCTTCACCACCACCCTGGAACTGGACGATGTGCCTGTGGGTACCCGGGCCGGCGTCGTGGTTTTGGGCCAGCGGTACGCCTGGCTGGGCCTGGTGCGCACCGAAAACGGCTACGTCCTGGGTAGCGGCACCGGTAGCGAAGGTCCGTACGAGCAGCAGATGGGACGCGCTGTGGCACTTCCCGGCCCTAGCATTGAGCTCCAGATCCGCACGGATGAGACCCCAAGGGCCACGTTTGCCTGGCGTGTTGGCCCCACGGATCCGTGGCAGATTCCCATCTGGGATTTTGACGTCGTGGAGGGGCGGTGGATCGGCGCTGAACTGGGGATTTTCGCTGCATCACCCCTGGGATCGCGTGAACACGGCAGTGTTAGGGTTGGACCCGTGCGGGTGGATACTGCGCCGGTCCGCCGGGCAACCACCCAGCGCATTGCCGCTCCCGTATCCCCATGA
- a CDS encoding putative transcription regulator, LacI family (identified by match to protein family HMM PF00356; match to protein family HMM PF00532): MSSRTAPLTTPRPKIADVAAAAGVSVPTVSKVLNGRSHVSESTRARVQQALEELDYTKRNSPSEPGLLQLVVNNFDSPWVLETMEGVEAAATRLGYTVAYTRAVNATAENWQKLREPSGNRLDGVMLLAPRQGSPLVELARTLNIPAVAIDPEGSQGLQIPSVSPASFSGALRAVSHLLELGHERIGIITGRVHSPGHGRARYAAYAAALHEAGLPVLPEFVRDGDFSIESGLRLGGELLDLPERPTAIFTGSDLQALGVMNAAGQRSLKIPGDLSIVGFDDIAQAALTSPPLTTVRQPLAQLASMAVGMLTEQIEQQGLATSAALEVATELVVRGSTAPPK; encoded by the coding sequence ATGAGTTCAAGGACCGCCCCGTTGACCACTCCGCGCCCCAAGATCGCAGATGTGGCCGCAGCTGCGGGCGTTTCCGTGCCTACCGTTTCCAAGGTGCTGAATGGGCGTTCGCATGTTTCGGAGTCAACACGCGCCCGCGTCCAGCAGGCCTTGGAGGAGCTCGACTACACCAAGCGAAACTCGCCCAGCGAACCTGGGCTGCTTCAACTGGTAGTGAACAACTTTGATTCTCCGTGGGTCCTGGAAACAATGGAAGGCGTGGAAGCTGCGGCCACACGCCTTGGCTACACCGTGGCCTACACGCGAGCCGTGAATGCCACCGCGGAGAACTGGCAGAAACTGCGGGAGCCCTCCGGCAACCGCCTCGACGGTGTGATGTTGTTGGCTCCGCGGCAGGGCTCACCGTTGGTGGAGCTGGCGCGGACGCTGAACATTCCCGCCGTCGCCATCGACCCCGAAGGCTCCCAGGGCCTGCAGATACCCAGCGTCAGCCCGGCGTCGTTCTCGGGAGCACTGCGTGCGGTGTCCCATCTCCTGGAACTGGGCCATGAGCGCATTGGCATCATTACCGGCCGCGTCCACAGCCCGGGTCACGGACGCGCCCGTTACGCCGCCTACGCGGCTGCCCTTCACGAAGCCGGGTTGCCGGTACTTCCCGAGTTCGTGCGCGACGGCGATTTCAGCATCGAGTCCGGGCTTCGCCTGGGCGGGGAGCTCCTGGACCTGCCGGAGCGGCCCACAGCGATTTTCACGGGCAGCGACCTGCAGGCCCTCGGCGTGATGAACGCCGCCGGGCAGCGGTCCCTGAAAATCCCCGGCGACCTCAGCATTGTGGGCTTCGACGACATCGCCCAGGCAGCCCTCACGTCACCGCCGCTCACCACGGTCCGCCAGCCGCTCGCGCAGTTGGCGTCGATGGCCGTGGGAATGCTCACGGAGCAAATCGAACAGCAGGGACTCGCTACTTCAGCAGCCCTTGAAGTCGCCACGGAGCTGGTGGTGCGAGGAAGCACGGCCCCACCCAAGTAG